The nucleotide sequence GGTCGCAGCGAGCGGTGTGCAGGCGCAGGATGCGGGACCGGGTTTCGATTGCGAGAAGGCCAGCCGCGATTCCGAGCGCATGATCTGTGATGATCCGCTACTGTCGGCGTTGGATCACGAGATGTCGCGTACCTACACCTTGGCGGTTGAAACACCTGACATGGATCCGGACCGGCTGAATGAATTGCAAGCCATGCAGCGCGACTGGATCAAGAGGCGCGACGCGTGCGATGGCAAGGCGGAGGATCCGCGTGGCTGCATGATCAGTGAATACGGCATGCGTATGTACGACCTTCGGCAGCGTTACGCCAACGCGCGCTCGGATGATGATGCCGGGATCACGATTGGTCCGCTGCCGCTGGAATGCGGAGGGCTGGACCAGGTGCCGGGCGTGCTGTTCATCAATGGCCCGGAATCGATGGCGACCGTCCACCATGACCAGACATGGGCCACGCTGGTTCAGGAACGCGCGGCATCCGGGGTG is from Qingshengfaniella alkalisoli and encodes:
- a CDS encoding MliC family protein, translating into MQRLMIVALFVVAASGVQAQDAGPGFDCEKASRDSERMICDDPLLSALDHEMSRTYTLAVETPDMDPDRLNELQAMQRDWIKRRDACDGKAEDPRGCMISEYGMRMYDLRQRYANARSDDDAGITIGPLPLECGGLDQVPGVLFINGPESMATVHHDQTWATLVQERAASGVKYTGSAWNGDYLLWTKGDAAQLALPDADQVDCLIGEAG